One part of the Anopheles coustani chromosome 2, idAnoCousDA_361_x.2, whole genome shotgun sequence genome encodes these proteins:
- the LOC131265362 gene encoding protein G12-like — MKFIILLALFGAAFGQNLRAEVDQLTAFLNMDQVRAIYERYVQTDAQVGEIWSFLQSAETDAAWRVLITTPELIEISAFSEARGVSIRDYLNGIAAMLGLTPITRSVSAKSPASRSWNAMMDEIRAVTDLPGAEALARTFIANPASEFGQLYFYTQARRSGFTSIITNPDVTRFSAQLRAFGVDVDQIISRFQAFFGWA; from the coding sequence ATGAAATTCATCATCCTGCTCGCCCTGTTCGGTGCTGCCTTCGGGCAGAACCTGCGCGCTGAGGTCGATCAGCTGACCGCGTTCCTAAACATGGATCAGGTGCGCGCCATCTACGAGCGCTACGTGCAGACGGACGCGCAGGTTGGTGAGATCTGGTCCTTCCTGCAGTCTGCCGAGACCGACGCTGCGTGGCGCGTGCTGATCACAACCCCGGAGTTGATTGAGATCAGCGCCTTCTCCGAGGCTCGTGGCGTCAGCATCCGTGACTACCTGAACGGCATCGCCGCCATGCTGGGACTCACCCCGATCACCCGCTCGGTCAGCGCCAAGTCGCCGGCTTCCCGCTCCTGGAACGCCATGATGGACGAGATCCGCGCCGTCACCGACCTGCCCGGTGCCGAGGCTCTGGCCCGTACCTTCATCGCCAACCCGGCCAGCGAGTTCGGTCAGCTGTACTTCTACACCCAGGCCCGTCGCTCCGGCTTCACCAGCATCATCACGAACCCGGATGTCACCCGTTTCTCCGCCCAGCTGCGCGCCTTCGGCGTCGATGTCGACCAGATCATCTCCCGCTTCCAGGCTTTCTTCGGATGGGCTTAA
- the LOC131265363 gene encoding protein G12-like, whose product MWMYIDKFIILLALFGAAFGQNLRAEVDQLTAFLNMDQVRAIYERYVQTDAQVGEIWSFLQSAETDAAWRVLITTPELIEISAFSEARGVSIRDYLNGIAAMLGLTPITRSVSAKSPASRSWNAMMDEIRAVTDLPGAEALARTFIANPASEFGQLYFYTQARRSGFTSIITNPDVTRFSAQLRAFGVDVDQIISRFQAFFGWA is encoded by the exons ATGTGGATGTACATCGAT AAATTCATCATCCTGCTCGCCCTGTTCGGTGCTGCCTTCGGGCAGAACCTGCGCGCTGAGGTCGATCAGCTGACCGCGTTCCTGAACATGGATCAGGTGCGCGCCATCTACGAGCGCTACGTGCAGACGGACGCGCAGGTTGGTGAGATCTGGTCCTTCCTGCAGTCTGCCGAGACCGACGCTGCGTGGCGCGTGCTGATCACCACCCCGGAGTTGATTGAGATCAGCGCCTTCTCCGAGGCTCGTGGCGTCAGCATCCGTGACTACCTGAACGGCATCGCCGCCATGCTGGGACTCACCCCGATCACCCGCTCGGTCAGCGCCAAGTCGCCGGCTTCCCGCTCCTGGAACGCCATGATGGACGAGATCCGCGCCGTCACCGACCTGCCCGGTGCCGAGGCTCTGGCCCGTACCTTCATCGCCAACCCGGCCAGCGAGTTCGGTCAGCTGTACTTCTACACCCAGGCCCGTCGCTCCGGCTTCACCAGCATCATCACGAACCCGGATGTCACCCGTTTCTCCGCCCAGCTGCGCGCCTTCGGCGTCGATGTTGACCAGATCATCTCCCGCTTCCAGGCTTTCTTCGGATGGGCTTAA
- the LOC131266644 gene encoding SEC14 domain and spectrin repeat-containing protein 1-B, with product MEADVLNALTTQTAYMPGGRDRDGHPLVVIPVPFYDNLPWMKGFLETTVRYLLASLSPDTVSSGLAVILDAQKCSWRSARQYIRHVQQLLGEPMNSFLVIRPDAFWDKNRVENCARQHRKGEPTIISKSRLVKYFDTSELPEELGGIITYNHEHWIQSRERIEEFRKSYDKALGDLENLHLILLDNRTVRASESAAALQSCQQLNVDVQKFLSLVMDSGKKLLSHLSDLHSSKTALSQDLSDGKSQVETMLNALDRKQTSVNQAWTELERTVEVLRELATLEEGVSHVTSWILTTAEAMLNAQLKVGYDVNTADKLRLEHEILELQCWKTYGFYAELLYKIDHFPRQKDTPAFQDLLSQREWMDFVCRSFAQRLERRRNVLITSVRFFRLVAEYFDKTSEVFQSLIMGERIEDYELASGNLQKLKENQIMLEMVEKEIIKEGEKLSDVLLMPVKDAVGRDIDVDYSDDIGNVRDILDATKSRSRIFAESVELQKLTLDQITHIFKYEQDARTAIQWMDDLYKVMLRSHTHVGSSVYEIQSQKDDHQTFQETAKGTYNYGCQLLNASLALRQSCKLETEQNIAMTKNLQRTWKSFQAVAQEQLTRLRVSAVFHRSVEEHCTKLYELKECVLRIGEIEEIGKRKVRLRKYLATRERLLVEVGRMVRLGRLLKTRLKEPFLLDDRVDAMASPENIITESDNIMACEAISTRLMEVARVAESLDSVLSDVQGGFDEEVEELTSTEAVDGAEAALGKRSDSGNQSDDWSSSIKSTDEGSFVTASDCICTPQSRSSSYHTASECRASPWWGVESIEQQSSLENDSSEDPDPEAFPSIKLLSGVVMTSNANLTFDDSDNSFLTPVNSHGTADSVADSHPDSDDTVPTAGSSTARDHQPSPLETSSASSSALNSINRRENLALSLTPEELAQIENDIRNNNLSSGSVPSELVGKEIQSAQVTPTSEDSGNVSTSSVKLDGELDSAGLTPSPERGLSESTRFQPVKGPADISGLTYYYQNIITKHTVKSCL from the exons ATGGAGGCGGACGTACTGAACGCGCTGACCACGCAGACGGCGTACATGCCGGGCGGTCGGGATAGGGACGGCCATCCGCTGGTCGTCATCCCAGTGCCATTCTACGACAACCTGCCCTGGATGAAGGGGTTTCTCGAGACGACCGTGCGGTACCTGTTGGCCAGCCTTAG TCCGGATACGGTCAGCAGTGGACTGGCGGTCATCCTCGACGCCCAGAAGTGCTCCTGGCGTTCGGCTCGCCAGTACATCCGACACGTCCAGCAGCTCCTAGGCGAACCGATGAACAGCTTTCTCGTCATCCGGCCGGATGCGTTCTGGGATAAGAATCGCGTGGAAAACTGCGCACGGCAACACCGCAAGGGCGAG CCAACCATTATATCCAAATCCCGCCTTGTGAAATATTTCGACACTAGTGAGCTGCCGGAAGAGTTGGGAGGTATCATCACCTATAACCACGAGCACTGGATACAATCCCGTGAG CGCATCGAAGAATTCCGAAAATCCTACGATAAAGCGCTCGGTGACCTAGAAAACCTGCATCTCATCTTGCTGGACAACCGGACGGTTCGGGCGAGCGAGTCCGCGGCGGCACTCCAGTCCTGCCAGCAGCTCAACGTCGATGTGCAAAAATTTCTCTCCCTCGTTATGGACAGCG GTAAGAAGCTGTTGTCTCACTTGAGTGATCTGCATAGCTCCAAGACGGCCCTTTCGCAGGATCTAAGCGACGGCAAGTCGCAGGTCGAAACCATGCTGAACGCTCTCGATCGTAAGCAGACATCGGTGAACCAGGCCTGGACGGAGCTGGAACGCACGGTCGAGGTACTCCGGGAATTGGCGACCCTGGAGGAGGGCGTATCGCACGTCACAAGCTGGATTCTCACCACGGCCGAGGCGATGCTGAACGCCCAGCTGAAGGTCGGCTACGATGTGAACACTGCCGACAAACTCCGACTGGAGCACGAAATTCTCGAGCTGCAGTGCTGGAAGACGTACGGGTTCTACGCCGAGCTGCTGTACAAGATCGATCACTTTCCACGCCAGAAGGACACGCCAGCCTTTCAGGATCTACTCTCACAGCGCGAGTGGATGGACTTCGTCTGTCGGAGTTTCGCCCAGCGGCTCGAACGGAGGCGAAACGTGCTGATCACCTCGGTGCGCTTCTTTCGCCTGGTGGCGGAGTACTTCGACAAGACTAGCGAGGTGTTCCAGTCGCTGATCATGGGGGAGCGGATCGAGGACTACGAGCTGGCAAGTGGCAACCTTCAGAAgttgaaagaaaaccaaattatGTTAG aAATGGTAGAGAAAGAGATCATAAAGGAAGGGGAGAAGCTGAGTGACGTGCTGCTAATGCCGGTGAAGGATGCAGTAGGGCGAGACATCGACGTGGACTACAGCGACGACATTGGGAACGTGCGGGATATACTGGACGCAACCAAGTCCCGGTCGCGCATCTTCGCTGAGAGCGTGGAGTTGCAGAAGTTGACGCTCGATCAGATTACGCACATCTTCAAGTACGAGCAGGACGCCCGGACGGCGATCCAATGGATGGACGATCTGTACAAGGTGATGCTCCGATCGCACACGCACGTTGGTAGCAGCGTGTACGAGATTCAGTCGCAGAAGGACGACCACCAAACCTTCCAGGAGACGGCCAAAGGCACGTACAACTATGGTTGCCAGCTGCTGAACGCATCGCTCGCCCTGCGTCAGTCCTGCAAGCTCGAAACGGAGCAGAACATCGCGATGACCAAGAACCTGCAGCGGACGTGGAAGTCCTTCCAGGCGGTGGCCCAGGAACAGCTGACCCGGCTGCGGGTATCGGCCGTGTTTCACCGGAGCGTCGAGGAGCACTGCACGAAGCTGTACGAGCTGAAGGAGTGCGTGCTGCGGATCGGGGAGATCGAGGAGATTGGCAAGCGGAAGGTGCGCCTGCGCAAATATCTGGCGACCCGCGAGCGGCTGCTGGTGGAAGTGGGACGCATGGTGCGGCTGGGTCGACTGCTCAAGACAAGACTGAAGGAACCGTTCCTGTTGGACGACCGGGTTGACGC AATGGCCAGTCCGGAGAATATCATTACCGAAAGTGATAACATTATGGCGTGTGAAGCGATCTCGACCCGTTTGATGGAGGTGGCTCGTGTGGCGGAATCGTTGGACAGTGTGCTGAGTGATGTGCAGGGCGGCTTTGACGAAGAGGTGGAGGAGCTTACCAGCACCGAAGCGGTGGACGGGGCGGAGGCAGCCCTCGGAAAACGTAGCGACAGTGGCAACCAGAGTGAT GATTGGAGCTCAAGCATCAAGTCCACCGACGAAGGGTCGTTCGTGACGGCATCGGACTGTATCTGTACGCCACAGTCGAGGTCCTCGTCCTACCATACCGCCTCGGAGTGTCGAGCATCACCCTGGTGGGGCGTGGAATCGATCGAGCAGCAGAGCTCGCTAGAGAATGACTCCTCGGAGGATCCCGATCCCGAGGCATTCCCATCGATCAAGCTACTGTCCGGCGTGGTGATGACGTCGAACGCGAACCTTACGTTCGACGATTCCGACAACAGCTTCCTGACTCCCGTCAACTCGCACGGTACGGCCGACAGTGTGGCCGATTCTCATCCAGACTCGGACGACACGGTGCCGACGGCCGGTTCGAGCACCGCACGAGACCATCAGCCTAGTCCACTCGAGACCAGCTCCGCGTCCAGCTCGGCCCTGAACTCGATCAACCGGCGCGAAAACCTGGCCCTTTCGCTTACCCCCGAGGAGCTGGCTCAGATCGAGAACGACATCCGGAACAATAATCTGTCCTCGGGCTCGGTGCCCTCGGAGCTAGTCGGCAAGGAAATCCAGAGCGCGCAGGTAACACCAACGAGCGAGGATAGCGGAAATGTGAGTACAAGTAGCGTTAAGCTGGATGGCGAACTGGATTCAGCCGGATTGACGCCGAGCCCGGAGCGGGGTTTGAGCGAGTCGACCCGCTTCCAGCCGGTTAAGGGACCAGCTGATATCTCCGGTCTGACATACTATTATCAAAACATTATCACCAAACACACGGTGAAGAGCTGCCTCTGA